A DNA window from Plodia interpunctella isolate USDA-ARS_2022_Savannah chromosome 12, ilPloInte3.2, whole genome shotgun sequence contains the following coding sequences:
- the LOC128674372 gene encoding uncharacterized protein LOC128674372: MGNIDMELLISLVENRPVLWDKTQECYKNRQSSFAAWREICLALNEGFETMSEKEKNDFGKDIIKKWNNARDNWMKYHKKVKECKSGSGAKSLRKYKFYDQMLFLCKIVTRRTTEASITSEKNITQSHNKETDSQTNNDPTAPANTTDLTKTSKKRKTDCSEVDRQMLTLIKSVEDEDKSKSMCFFKGIAPIVDKYSDDDYVEFQYEIIKVMRNLTRRNQASMQQQNYNYNINRGYTTATPDYRIHEYQPTQPIPSTSRMPQELMQQDDSQSSIITELSSITSPDYDFDFSKTP, encoded by the exons ATGGGTAATATTGACATGGAATTGTTAATAAGTTTGGTTGAAAATAGGCCTGTACTGTGGGACAAAACCCAAGAGTGCTATAAAAATAGACAGTCGAGTTTTGCCGCTTGGAGAGAAATTTGTCTTGCGTTAAATGAAGGTTTTGAAACGATGTccgagaaagaaaaaaatgattttg gcaaagatatcataaaaaaatggaaCAATGCAAGAGATAACTGGAtgaaatatcacaaaaaagtTAAGGAATGTAAATCCGGCTCTGGTGCAAAAAGTctacgaaaatataaattctacgATCAAATGCtctttttgtgtaaaattgtGACTCGCCGAACAACGGAAGCAAGTATTACATCAGAAAAAAACATCACACAATCTCACAACAAAGAAACTGACTCACAAACCAATAATGACCCTACCGCACCAGCCAATACTAccgatttaacaaaaacaagcaAGAAGAGAAAGACAGACTGTAGCGAAGTTGATCGACAAATgcttactttaattaaatcagTTGAAGATGAAGACAAGAGTAAGAGTATGTGTTTTTTCAAAGGTATTGCTCCGATTGTAGACAAGTATAGTGATGACGATTATGTTGAATTCCAATATGAAATCATTAAAGTTATGAGAAATTTAACTCGGAGAAATCAAGCGTCCATGCAGCagcaaaattacaattacaatattaatcgAGGCTACACTACGGCTACACCCGACTACAGGATACACGAATATCAACCAACACAACCCATTCCATCCACATCCAGGATGCCTCAAGAACTCATGCAGCAAGATGATTCCCAATCTTCAATTATTACTGAATTAAGTTCAATCACATCGCCTGATTACGATTTCGATTTTTCTAAAActccttaa
- the LOC128674371 gene encoding uncharacterized protein LOC128674371, with the protein MSNNKKKKLVLAYYLYKKKQKEIEKRKRSSWVHPILLEREKYGAFQTLFTQLEEDETKFYNYFRMKKETFQLLLTAIYDKIRHEDTDMRKSISPAERLAVTIRYLAAGNTFSDLHYSFRMGIKTISCIVQEVFEALWETLSPIYMKLPSEDEWLTIAKNFETNANFPHCLGAIDGKHIRIIKPEESGSMFFNYKLYFSIVLMAVVDTNYNFVFIDVGAYGKECDSAVFKETEFWKRIVGDKLNIPRPKQLPGAGSELPYVFVADEAFALHQHVLRPYGGHQLDSIKKIFNYRLTRARRYVECAFGILSNKWRILHRPLNVSTDTAVNIVKTCCLLQNIIHKVEGIANNATDTASSHMVSTLCHLPRSHSTRGNVTANMIRNKYAEYFMSPVGRVPWQNQHA; encoded by the exons ATGTcgaataataagaaaaaaaaactcgtatTGGCCTACTATTTGTACAAgaagaaacaaaaagaaatagaaaaacgtAAAAGGTCATCGTGGGTGCATCCTATATTATTGGAAAGGGAAAAATATGGTGCATTTCAAACTCTTTTTACGCAGTTGGAAGAAgatgaaactaaattttacaattattttcggATGAAGAAAGAAACCTTTCAACTATTATTAACAGccatatatgataaaataagaCACGAGGATACTGACATGCGTAAATCTATTTCCCCGGCAGAGAGATTAGCCGTTACGATAAG ATATTTAGCTGCAGGGAACACATTTAGTGATCTACATTACAGTTTCAGAATGGGTATAAAAACTATCAGCTGTATTGTACAAGAAGTATTTGAAGCATTGTGGGAAACCCTTTCTccaatttatatgaaactacCATCGGAAGACGAATGGTTAACAATAGCAAAAAATTTCGAGACCAATGCAAATTTTCCTCATTGCTTGGGAGCCATTGACGGAAAACATATTAGAATCATCAAGCCAGAAGAAAGTGGATCAATGTTTTTCAACTACAAGCTCTATTTCTCAATAGTATTAATGGCCGTGGTAGACACaaactataattttgtttttattgatgttGGAGCCTACGGCAAAGAATGCGATTCAGCAGTATTTAAAGAAACAGAATTTTGGAAAAGAATAGTAggcgataaattaaatattcctCGACCTAAGCAGTTGCCAGGTGCAGGCAGTGAGTTACCTTATGTATTTGTTGCTGATGAAGCTTTCGCTTTACATCAACACGTACTTCGTCCTTACGGTGGGCATCAACTtgactcaataaaaaaaattttcaattatcgTCTCACAAGAGCGCGACGCTACGTCGAATGCGCATTTGGTATTTTATCCAATAAATGGAGGATTTTGCATAGACCATTAAATGTTTCAACAGATACTGCTGTTAACATTGTAAAAACATGCTGcttattacaaaacataattcaTAAAGTAGAGGGTATTGCTAATAATGCTACTGACACTGCTAGTTCACACATGGTGTCTACTCTATGCCATTTGCCTCGTTCCCATTCAACACGAGGTAATGTAACAGCAAATATGATTCGTAACAAATATGCAGAGTATTTCATGTCACCAGTAGGGCGTGTACCATGGCAAAATCaacatgcataa